GGGGAGAGCCGCTCGCCCGTTCGCAGATCGTAGATCTGCCCGAATTCAACATGTTCACGCCCCAGAGGTGCCAAAGGTTGCGGTGGCGGCAGGATGATGTGCGACTGACAAGCAGCCAGCAACAGCAGGCTGCACAGGAAAAGGATGCGCATGAGGCAGGCTCCAGCAGGTTTCAACGCACGACGATCAGCGGATGATCACGCTCGGGATGGCGTTGGATCAAGACGTCCAGTCCGAACACACTATGCAGCAGGTCGGCCTGCAGCACCTGATCGGGCGAACCCTGCGCCTGCGCACGGCCTTGATGCAGGAGCACCAGGTGATCGCAGTAACGCGCGGCCAGATTGAGGTCATGCAGGATCACCAGCACGGCCACGCCGCGCTGGGCGAACGCGCGAACCGCCGCCAGCGTGGTGTGCTGATGCAGCGGGTCGAGCGCCGAGGTCGGCTCGTCGAGCAGCAGGCTGCAACCCTGCTCCCCCGGCCATAACTGCGCCATGACGCGAGCCAGGTGCACGCGCTGGCGTTCCCCGCCGGAAAGCGTCAGATAACTGCGCGATGCCAGGTGTTCGGCATCGGCGGCACGCAGTGCCTGTAACACGATTTCGGCGTCGCGCTGGCGGCCGCTGGCATGCGGCAGGCGGCCCATGGCCACCACCTCACGCACGGCAAAGGCGAAACTCAGGCTGGAGCTTTGCGGCAATACCGCCAGGCGTCGCGCCCGCGTCTGTCCTGGCCAACTGGCCAAGGGCTGCCCGTCCAGGCTGACGCTGCCCTGGCACGCCGCCACTTCGCCGCTCAGGGCCGCCAGCAGCGTGCTCTTGCCGGCGCCATTGGGGCCGAGTACCCCGAGCACGGCGCCCGGCTGCACCTGCAGATCGATGCCCTGCAGCACCAGGGTGTCGCCACGGCGCACGCCGAGATTGTCCGCCCGCAGCATCAGGCCCGTCCCCGCACCAGCAGATAGAGAAAGAACGGCGCACCGATCAGTGCGGTGACGATGCCGATCGGCAACTCGGCCGGGGCCAGCAGCATGCGCGCCAGCAGATCGGCCAGCAGCAACAGGCTGGCGCCCGCCAGCAACGAAGCCGGCAGCAGCACCCGATGATCCGGCCCCACCAGCAAACGCATCAGATGCGGCACCACCAGGCCGACGAAACCGATCAACCCGGCTGCCGCGACGGCCGCCCCGACACCCAATGCCGTGCACAAGACCAGCTCGCGCTTCAGACGCTCGACCTCGAAGCCCAGGTGGCGGGCTTCCGACTCACCCAGGAGCAAGGCATTGAGCGCCGCCGCGCGGCGTGGCAACCAGCAGGCCACGCCGACAGCGACCAGCAGCAGCGGCCACAGGCGTGAGTAACTGGCGCCATTGAGGCTGCCCAGATTCCAGAACGTCAGGCTGCGCAGCGTGGCGTCGTCGGCCAGGTAGGTGAACAGGCCAACACCAGCGCCGGCCAAGGCGGTCATCGCCACCCCGGCCAGGAGCATGGTGGCCACCTGAGTCTGGCCGTCGCGGCGGCCCAGGCGATAGACCAGCGCCGTGACCAGCAGGCCACCGAGGAAAGCACTCAGCGACAGCACGTAAGGCGACCAGGCCGGCGGCAGACTGCCCAGTTGGCTGCCCCCGACTATGGCCAGAGCCGCCCCCAGCGCGGCACCGGCCGAAACCCCGACCAGACCCGGATCGGCCAGCGGGTTACGAAACAGCCCCTGCATGGCCACCCCGGTCAACGCCAGCACGGCACCGACGCATAGCCCCAGCAAGGTACGCGGCAGGCGAATCTGCGCGACGATCAGCGCGGCCTGATGCGAACCTTCCTGGCCTACCGGCACACCGAGCAGGCGCAACAGGGCCAGGGCCGTGTCCGCCAAGGGCAGGCTCACCGCCCCCAGGGTCAGCGACAACCAGATGCTCAGAAGCAACAGCGCGCTCAGCGCCAACAACAAGGTGCGAGGTCGACACGATGACATCAGCGGCTGCCGCCATAGAAGAGATGTAGATGGAACGCGGCCGCCAGTTGCACCAGGCGCTGCGGCAAGGCGTCGGCAAGTGCCATCAGGCCGAACAGCACAGGTTCCAGCATGAGGGTCATCCCATCTCTCCAGGATCCTTCTAAAAACCTAGGTGAGGCGGCCAGCGCAACCGATGGCGGCCCCGCAAAACAGGCGAAAAAAGCGTAGTTTACGCTTTGTAAATGAGCATTTTGATGGGGCGCCCAGCTCGGACTCGCGCACGAGTATGTTTTTAACGCTGCGATGGCAACGAAGGTAGCCATTAGAGGTGCCCTCCACTGCAGCCAAGGATTCGCCACAAAGGGAAAGTTTATTCGAGATCATGGCCAGGTACGAACCCAAAGCCTGTCGCAACTGAACTCGCTACAGGATTGAGGAAAAGGTCGCCCTGAACGCTCGAGTGATGGAATCAGCGAAACGCGATAAGCAACCGGATTGTCGAAAACGACCTGATGCTCAGGCCACTTGACCTTCCATCATCAAAGCCAGGAGCGCTCGCATTGCAGCCCTGGACTGCTGACCGACCGGCGGCACCTGCGCCATAATCCGCCACCAGCCCTGGGAGGTCACCATGATCCGCCTATGCGCCTCGGACGAACTGGCCGAAAGCCGGAGCCGGGGCTTCAACCTCGATGATCTGCATCTGTTCGTGGTGCGCAAGGACGGCCAGGTGCATGCCTACCGCAACCGCTGCCCGCATCGTGGCGTGTCCTTGCAATGGCAGCCGGACGACTTTCTCGACGACAGCGCCAGCCTGATTCGTTGCGCCACCCATGGTGCACTGTTTCTCATCGACTCCGGTGAATGCGTGGCCGGCCCCTGTGCCGGGCAGGCACTGCAGGCCCTGCCCTGCCGCGAGGAAGCCGGCAGCATCTGGCTGCTGGGCAGCGAATCTTGATCCCTGTCAGGCTCGGGCCCAGCCAAGCGACTAGACTGCAATCAGGGTCATCGCGCGGGAGACGGGCAATGGATCACTATCATCTGATGTTGGCACTGCTGATTGGCGGCTTTCTGCTGCTGGGGGTGGGTTTCAACTTTCGCGAGCACGAGTGGGGCGTGCGCCTGCTGGGTTTCGGCGTACTGATCATGCTGGTGCCCATTGCCCTGCGGGTGCACCTGGCGTTGGCATAGGGCTCTGACCACCGTAGGGTGCGCCATGCGCACCGATCGCTATTCATGCAGGCATGGCGTTACGAAGAGCCGGTGCGCGCAGCGCACCCTACGGCCGTTGCCAGCGCTCGGCAGCGGCCTGATCGCTGTCGCGCCCTTCCACCCAACGCGGGCCCTCGGCGGTATCTTCCTTCTTCCAGAAGGGCGCCCGGGTCTTGAGATAATCCATGACGAAGTTGCAGGCATCGAACGCGGCCTGTCGGTGAGCGCTGCTGACGCCGACGAAGACGATGGGCTCGCCCGGCTCCAGGCGACCGATGCGGTGAATGATCTCGGTACCCAGCAACGGCCAGCGCTCGCGCGCTTGCTCGGCAATCTTGGCCAGGGCCTTTTCGGTCATGCCGGGGAAGTGTTCGAGAAACATGCCGCCGACTTCGCGCCCCTCGTTGAAGTCGCGCACGTAGCCGACGAAGCTGACCACCGCGCCGATGCCGAGGTTGGCGGCATGCAGAGCATTGAGTTCGCTGCCGGGATCGAAGGGTTGGGCTTGGACGCGGACGGTCATGCGCTGGTTCTCTCGAGGGTAGCGATGGTCAGGGGCGGCATCAGCCACCGGTAACGGTGGGAAAGAAGGCCACCTCGTCGCCTTCGGCCAGCGGCTCGTCGAGGCTGCACAGTTCCTGATTGCGCGCGCACATCAGGTTCTGCTCGCTGAGCACCTCCCACTCGCCGCCACGGGCCAGCAGGTGCAGGCGCAGGTCGTCGAGGGTGACGAAGTCGCCGCTGACCTGTTCCTCGTCACGGCCCAGGGCTTCACGGTAACGGGCGAAATACTGCACGCGGATCATGCTTGCTCCTCCAGCTTGTAGTGACCGCTCTTGCCGCCGAGTTTTTCCAGCAAGCGTACTTGCTCGATGACCATGCCGCGATCCACCGCCTTGCACATGTCGTAGATGGTCAGCGCGGCGACGCTGGCAGCCGTCAGCGCTTCCATTTCGACCCCGGTCTGGCCGGACAGTTTGCAGCGCGCGACGATGCGCACCGCGTCGTCACCCTCGGCGCTCAACTCGACCTTGACCCCGGTAAGCATCAGCGGGTGGCACAGAGGGATCAGATCGCTGGTTTTCTTCGCCGCCTGGATGCCGGCGATGCGCGCCACGGCGAACACATCGCCCTTGGGGTGCTCACCGGCGACGATCATCTGCAGGGTGGCGGGCAGCATGCGCACGCGCGCTTCGGCGCTGGCCTCACGGAAGGTGGTCGCCTTGTCGGTGACATCGACCATGTGCGCACGGCCTTGGGAATCGAGGTGGGTCAGCACGGCAAAACTCCTGACGGGAATCGACCGATTGTAGCAATAGCAGGCGGCAAGTACCGTAGCCCGGATGCAATCCGGGGATTGGGGTGCCAAACGTCCCCGGATTGCATACGGGCTACAGGCTGAAAACGAAGACCCGGAGCCTGCGAAGGCTCCGGGTCTTTTACTTGCAGCTTGTAGCTACATGTGGCTTTCGGCGTACTCCGCCAGGATCGAGCGCGGTACGCCTTGCAGGGTGATGTGAACGCCGTGGGGGAAGTCCTTGAAGCGTTCGGTGAGGTAGGTCAGGCCCGAGCTGGGCGCCGACAGGTAGGGGGTGTCGATCTGCGCCAGGTTACCCAGGCACACCACCTTCGAGCCGCTGCCGGCGCGGGTGATGATGGTCTTCATCTGGTGTGGGGTGAGGTTCTGGCACTCGTCGATGAGGATCAGGCTCTGTTGGAAGCTGCGCCCGCGGATGTAGTTGAGGGATTTAAATTGCAGCGGCACCTTCTGCAGGATGTAGTCGACGCTGCCATGGGTGCTCTCGTCGTCCATGTGCAGCGCTTCGAGGTTGTCGGTGATGGCGCCGAGCCAGGGCTCCATCTTCTCCGCCTCGGTGCCGGGCAGAAAGCCGATCTCCTGATCCAGCCCCTGCACGCTGCGGGTGGCGATGATGCGCCGGTAACGCTTGCTGACCATGGTCTGCTCGATGGCCGCAGCCAGCGCCAGGATGGTCTTGCCGGAGCCGGCGGCGCCGGACAGGTTGACCAGATGGATGTCCGGGTCGAGCAGCGCGAACAGCGCCAGCGCCTGGTGGATGTCGCGCGGTTTCAGGCCCCAGGCTTCCTGATGCAGCAGCGGCTCCTGGTGCATGTCGAGGATGACCAGTTCGTCACCCTTGATCGCCTTGATCCAGCCGACGAAGCCTTGCTCATCGAGGATGAACTCGTTGACGTGCACCGCCGGCAGGTTGTCGGTGAGCTGCACGCGATGCCAGGTGCGGCCGTGATCCTGGCGCGTCTCCACCTTGCTCACGCGATCCCAGAACGAGCCGGGCAGATCGTGATAGCCCTTGGATAGCAGCGAGACGTCATCCACCAACTGGTCGGTGTGGTAGTCCTCGGCATCGATGCCACAGGCACGAGCCTTGAGGCGCATGTTGATGTCCTTGGTCACCAGCACCACGGACAGACCGGGATTGCGCGTCTTCAGCTCGACGAGCTGGTTGATGATCTTGTTGTCGTTGAGGTTCTCCGGCAGCCAGGTCACCGGCGAGGCACTCTTGCTCATGAGGATCGACAGGCTGCCGCATGGGCCGCTCTTGCCGCGCTGGATGGGTACACCGAACTCGACGTCTTCGGGTTCGGCCCCGGCGAGGATCTGATCGATCAGGCGGATCGCCTGGCGGCATTCGGCGGCGACGCCATGTTTGCCGGATTTCAGTTTGTCGAGTTCCTCCAGCACCGTCATCGGAATGGCGACGTGGTGTTCCTCGAAGTTCAGCAGGGCATTGGGGTCGTGGATCAGGACGTTGGTGTCGAGGGCGTAGAGGGTTGGAGCGGTGGGCTTGGAGCGTCCGTGGTCATCCATACGTCGGTCACCTTCTTGTCGTAGCCGGGCGACGCAATACCTAGGGCGGTGCTGCGCCGGACAGAGACCGCCGATTTTTCAGATCGGGGCCGAAAGGTGGCAAGCAAGGTGAGGGCCAATGGCCGCCACCTGTCTGCAGGTTTCGGCGGTCTTGCTTTTTAGATACTCCAAAAAAGATGACAGGCAAAAGAACTTTTCAGCTTTTTGAACTTTATTTTTCTTCTCGACGAAAAGCGCTTGGCGACCCCAGGTGACAGGGTTACAGTCCGAAGTCCTACCTGCTGCGATTCGTTTCACCCACCCGCCCCCATTTGCAGCACGCCGCGCCAATCGGGTGCAGGGCACCTCTAAAAACTACCTGCGTTGCCATCGCGGCGTTAAAAACAGGCTCGTGCGCGAGTCCGATCAAAATGCTCATTTACAGCGCGTAAACTGCGCTTTTTCGCCTGTTTTTGCCTTGCGCTGGCTGTCTCGCCTACGTTTTTAGAGGTGCCCTGCAGAGGGTGCTCCACCCGAATCCTTGCCAGCCCCTTCGCGAGCAGAGCTCGCTCCTACAACGCCTTGCTCAATCGCACCGATAGGTGGCCTTGCCTATCGCCATGCTTCTAGAATCGCCGTCACGTTTTCTGGAGACCTGCACATGCTGATGGTGATTTCACCGGCCAAGACCCTCGACTACGAGACACCGCCGGCAACCCCGCGCTTCACCCAACCCGAATACCTCGACCACGCCCAGGAACTGATCGCTCAACTACGCGACTTCAGCCCGGCGCAGATTGCCGAGCTGATGGGCCTGTCGGATAAGCTCGCCGGCCTCAATGCCGCACGCTTCGGTAGCTGGCACCCCGAATTCACCCCAGAGAACGCCAAGCAGGCCTTGCTGGCATTCAAGGGCGACGTCTATACCGGCTTGAATGCCGAGGATTTCTCCGAGGCAGATTTCGACTTCGCCCAGGCGCACCTGCGCATGCTCTCCGGCTTGTATGGCGTGTTGCGCCCGCTGGATCTGATGCAGCCCTACCGCCTGGAAATGGGCACCAAGTTGGCCAACCCACGCGGCAAGGATCTCTACGCTTTCTGGGGCGAGCGCATCAGCACCTGGCTGAACGAGGCACTGGCCGCACAGGGCGATGACGTGCTGCTCAACCTGGCGTCCAACGAGTACTTCAGCGCGGTCAAGCGCAAGGCGCTCAATGCACGCATCATCGACACCGAGTTCAAGGATCTGAAGAACGGCCAGTACAAGATCATCAGCTTCTACGCAAAGAAGGCCCGCGGCCTGATGGCGCGCTACGTGATCAAGGAACGCCTGCGCGACCCTGCTGGCCTCAAGGACTTTACCTATCAGGGCTATCGCTACTCGGCCGAACACTCGAAAGCCGACAGCCTGGTGTTCCTGCGCGATCATCCCGAGGGCTGATCGCTCACACCTCCCCCCGTGCCGCGTCCTTGCGGCACGCCCCTCCCCGCTCAAACCCCGCACTACTTCACACTTTCAGCTTTAACTTCCCAAACATAGAACTTATCCGCACGGGTTTTATCCCATAACAGCCAAGGCATTAATACGGCGCGTGCCATCATGCAACTTGCAAAGTTGCCATCATGCAAGCTGCAATAATGCCATTATTTTAATAGCCACTACCGTTCAGCTCCGGTTCAGCATTTTGACGAACGGTCGGAACTATCAAGGAAGCCCCGAACTCATACAGCGCACACCATGATCGCTCGTAACTTCTCGTTACGCCTGATAAGCCAAGCGCTATTAAGGTGATATCGAAAGTTCCAACCGAGCCAACTTCAACTGCGCATAAGGGAGAGACCGAAGCACTGCAGACCATTGATATAGAGCCCTCCATCAGGGCAATCGAAACAATATCCAAGGGCCATCACCCAATATAAAGGCCCCATTCTGGTGCTCCATCCAGCACCACACTCTACTTATGCCTAAACGAACTCGCTGACTGCCGTACAGCAAGTTCAAGGACTCGCTTGGCCTAAATAAAGTGGCCAGGTTTTAAATTGCATCAAACGGACGAGGTGAAAACCATGCGTATCAGTATCTTCGGTTTGGGTTATGTGGGCGCAGTTTGTGCCGGCTGTTTGTCGGCTCGCGGCCATGACGTAATCGGTGTGGATATATCCGCGAACAAGATCGACCTGATCAACAATGGCAAATCGCCCATCGTCGAGCCGGG
The genomic region above belongs to Pseudomonas sp. GOM7 and contains:
- a CDS encoding MoaD/ThiS family protein; the encoded protein is MIRVQYFARYREALGRDEEQVSGDFVTLDDLRLHLLARGGEWEVLSEQNLMCARNQELCSLDEPLAEGDEVAFFPTVTGG
- the moaE gene encoding molybdopterin synthase catalytic subunit MoaE — protein: MTVRVQAQPFDPGSELNALHAANLGIGAVVSFVGYVRDFNEGREVGGMFLEHFPGMTEKALAKIAEQARERWPLLGTEIIHRIGRLEPGEPIVFVGVSSAHRQAAFDACNFVMDYLKTRAPFWKKEDTAEGPRWVEGRDSDQAAAERWQRP
- a CDS encoding heme ABC transporter ATP-binding protein, which produces MLRADNLGVRRGDTLVLQGIDLQVQPGAVLGVLGPNGAGKSTLLAALSGEVAACQGSVSLDGQPLASWPGQTRARRLAVLPQSSSLSFAFAVREVVAMGRLPHASGRQRDAEIVLQALRAADAEHLASRSYLTLSGGERQRVHLARVMAQLWPGEQGCSLLLDEPTSALDPLHQHTTLAAVRAFAQRGVAVLVILHDLNLAARYCDHLVLLHQGRAQAQGSPDQVLQADLLHSVFGLDVLIQRHPERDHPLIVVR
- a CDS encoding Rieske (2Fe-2S) protein — protein: MIRLCASDELAESRSRGFNLDDLHLFVVRKDGQVHAYRNRCPHRGVSLQWQPDDFLDDSASLIRCATHGALFLIDSGECVAGPCAGQALQALPCREEAGSIWLLGSES
- a CDS encoding FecCD family ABC transporter permease; translated protein: MSSCRPRTLLLALSALLLLSIWLSLTLGAVSLPLADTALALLRLLGVPVGQEGSHQAALIVAQIRLPRTLLGLCVGAVLALTGVAMQGLFRNPLADPGLVGVSAGAALGAALAIVGGSQLGSLPPAWSPYVLSLSAFLGGLLVTALVYRLGRRDGQTQVATMLLAGVAMTALAGAGVGLFTYLADDATLRSLTFWNLGSLNGASYSRLWPLLLVAVGVACWLPRRAAALNALLLGESEARHLGFEVERLKRELVLCTALGVGAAVAAAGLIGFVGLVVPHLMRLLVGPDHRVLLPASLLAGASLLLLADLLARMLLAPAELPIGIVTALIGAPFFLYLLVRGRA
- the moaC gene encoding cyclic pyranopterin monophosphate synthase MoaC encodes the protein MLTHLDSQGRAHMVDVTDKATTFREASAEARVRMLPATLQMIVAGEHPKGDVFAVARIAGIQAAKKTSDLIPLCHPLMLTGVKVELSAEGDDAVRIVARCKLSGQTGVEMEALTAASVAALTIYDMCKAVDRGMVIEQVRLLEKLGGKSGHYKLEEQA
- a CDS encoding PhoH family protein translates to MDDHGRSKPTAPTLYALDTNVLIHDPNALLNFEEHHVAIPMTVLEELDKLKSGKHGVAAECRQAIRLIDQILAGAEPEDVEFGVPIQRGKSGPCGSLSILMSKSASPVTWLPENLNDNKIINQLVELKTRNPGLSVVLVTKDINMRLKARACGIDAEDYHTDQLVDDVSLLSKGYHDLPGSFWDRVSKVETRQDHGRTWHRVQLTDNLPAVHVNEFILDEQGFVGWIKAIKGDELVILDMHQEPLLHQEAWGLKPRDIHQALALFALLDPDIHLVNLSGAAGSGKTILALAAAIEQTMVSKRYRRIIATRSVQGLDQEIGFLPGTEAEKMEPWLGAITDNLEALHMDDESTHGSVDYILQKVPLQFKSLNYIRGRSFQQSLILIDECQNLTPHQMKTIITRAGSGSKVVCLGNLAQIDTPYLSAPSSGLTYLTERFKDFPHGVHITLQGVPRSILAEYAESHM
- the yaaA gene encoding peroxide stress protein YaaA — translated: MLMVISPAKTLDYETPPATPRFTQPEYLDHAQELIAQLRDFSPAQIAELMGLSDKLAGLNAARFGSWHPEFTPENAKQALLAFKGDVYTGLNAEDFSEADFDFAQAHLRMLSGLYGVLRPLDLMQPYRLEMGTKLANPRGKDLYAFWGERISTWLNEALAAQGDDVLLNLASNEYFSAVKRKALNARIIDTEFKDLKNGQYKIISFYAKKARGLMARYVIKERLRDPAGLKDFTYQGYRYSAEHSKADSLVFLRDHPEG